One region of Bacteroidota bacterium genomic DNA includes:
- a CDS encoding SusC/RagA family TonB-linked outer membrane protein — MNKCLTERITWKGLFLSFLLMGIFSGYSSHSENVVTGQYAQEARITVQEELTIKELFKLIEAQTNFDFFYSSNLKELNKRVDLNLTNSSVEKVLSTAFSNTNLEYTIQGKDIMIREASASSQQQEKVVSGTVRDETGVTLPGVNVVVKGSAIGTSSDFDGNYQIEVSEGETLVFSFMGYGDKEVVVGVSNNYNVDLDPSSNVLDEIIVAGVASGTSKKKMSVSVAKVNSEAIKHVPQSSVSSSLQGKVAGVTVASGSGSPGASTTMTLRGATSLTGSQAPMILVDGVIMQGSLADINVDDVESMEVVKGAAASALYGSRAGNGVVVITSKRGSKLNSGETSVTIRNEVGVQQVAKKIDVAQYHPYLLASDWESVDTYTKYKGVVYPDGYVTGWDPGIRKSLRLAPNGIQSQPFRVYNDVQDALFNNGLSYTNYIGVANRVNQTNLFISFENNANQGVLKETGGYGRQSFRLNLDHAINDKLKISASNNYIMTNNDYPGGGTSAFASAVMMDPDVDLFYDNANGEPYNFIPNNWNDKVRNPLYDLYNKSNVAKKTRFMGSYDINWAVFDWMSVKASYSVESEDYNGTAVTPKGTYTAVSEGEYVESQGAITNYYRERLNQNFRATASFNKSFGVIDFNGKLSYLAEDNFYQSGTVGGKNFELSDYPSFSVIGDDDLTFSERTYIDRAENLFAIASFVVKDRYIFDGLVRRDKSSLFGVNNRTNYYYRVSGAYRVSQDIEIPGVQELKFRAAIGTAGQRPGFSYQYETYTRISGQYLKSHQGNKDLKPSNSKEIELGLDIAFLDRVTGEFTYSQTNTSDQFIEVPLLAHKGGYSTQWQNAASLLTNTFEAMVNVNVVKDDNWNWDLGLTFDRTRSQITELEVSEFQTGPQDAFFIREGESFGIMYGNKFVRNLDEMQKQLPEGTTIADFVVNVDGYVVKAGTEGTMAEAPIFLKDESGSNALEIIGDMNPDFNMGLTSTLSYKSFTFYMLWKMKQGGDIYNKTAQNMVRDNRNPIMDQVGKDAADMKSVSYYNGFYNGGQINEYWIEDASYIRFAEASLSYNLNKKQLGSLGKYVSGINLGIIGKNLLTFSKYSGYDPEVLVSGVAYDNYTYPNFRTLSFSLGLQF, encoded by the coding sequence ATGAATAAATGTTTAACCGAACGAATTACCTGGAAAGGACTGTTTCTCTCATTTTTACTGATGGGAATATTTTCAGGATATTCATCTCATTCTGAAAATGTAGTTACTGGGCAATATGCTCAGGAAGCAAGAATTACAGTTCAGGAAGAATTAACCATTAAGGAACTGTTTAAGTTAATCGAAGCTCAAACAAATTTCGATTTCTTTTACAGTAGTAATTTAAAAGAACTCAACAAGAGAGTAGATCTAAATCTTACTAATTCAAGTGTAGAAAAAGTTTTATCAACGGCTTTCTCAAATACAAATTTAGAGTATACTATCCAGGGAAAAGATATAATGATCCGCGAAGCTTCGGCTTCGTCACAACAACAGGAAAAAGTTGTTAGTGGTACAGTTAGAGATGAAACCGGAGTAACTCTTCCCGGAGTAAACGTTGTAGTTAAAGGTTCTGCAATAGGTACTTCTTCTGATTTTGACGGAAATTATCAAATTGAAGTTTCAGAAGGAGAAACATTGGTTTTCTCTTTTATGGGTTATGGCGATAAGGAAGTTGTAGTTGGAGTTTCAAATAACTATAATGTTGATTTGGATCCATCTAGCAATGTACTTGATGAAATAATTGTTGCCGGTGTTGCATCAGGTACATCTAAAAAGAAAATGTCGGTTTCTGTAGCAAAAGTTAATTCTGAAGCAATTAAACATGTACCCCAATCTTCTGTATCTTCGTCATTGCAAGGTAAAGTTGCCGGTGTTACTGTAGCTTCTGGTTCAGGTTCTCCAGGCGCTTCTACAACTATGACACTTAGGGGAGCAACATCTCTTACAGGAAGCCAGGCACCAATGATATTGGTTGATGGTGTTATTATGCAGGGGTCATTAGCAGATATTAACGTTGATGACGTTGAATCAATGGAGGTTGTAAAAGGAGCAGCTGCTTCTGCATTGTATGGTTCAAGAGCAGGTAATGGTGTGGTAGTTATTACATCGAAACGTGGCTCCAAACTTAATAGTGGTGAAACTTCTGTTACAATTAGAAACGAGGTTGGTGTACAACAAGTAGCTAAGAAAATTGATGTTGCGCAATATCATCCATATTTACTTGCTTCAGATTGGGAGTCGGTTGATACTTATACAAAATATAAAGGAGTTGTGTATCCTGATGGATATGTTACAGGATGGGATCCGGGTATTAGAAAGAGTTTAAGGCTTGCTCCAAATGGGATACAGTCACAGCCATTTAGAGTTTATAATGATGTTCAGGACGCATTGTTCAATAATGGTTTGAGTTATACAAACTATATTGGTGTTGCTAACCGTGTTAATCAAACAAACTTATTTATTTCCTTTGAGAATAATGCGAATCAAGGTGTATTGAAAGAAACCGGAGGTTATGGTCGTCAAAGTTTTAGATTAAACTTAGATCATGCTATAAATGATAAGTTAAAAATTTCTGCCAGTAATAATTACATAATGACAAACAACGATTATCCGGGTGGTGGTACCTCTGCATTTGCAAGTGCTGTAATGATGGATCCGGATGTAGATTTGTTTTATGATAATGCAAATGGAGAGCCTTACAATTTTATACCAAATAACTGGAATGATAAAGTAAGAAACCCATTATACGATTTGTATAACAAATCTAATGTAGCAAAAAAGACCCGCTTTATGGGGAGTTATGATATTAACTGGGCTGTGTTTGATTGGATGAGTGTTAAGGCTAGTTATTCAGTAGAATCAGAAGATTATAATGGTACTGCAGTTACACCAAAAGGAACATATACAGCTGTTAGTGAAGGTGAATATGTAGAATCTCAGGGGGCAATTACAAATTACTATCGTGAACGTCTGAATCAAAATTTTAGAGCTACTGCCAGCTTTAATAAATCTTTTGGAGTAATTGATTTTAATGGTAAGTTGAGTTATTTAGCAGAAGATAATTTCTATCAATCAGGTACAGTAGGAGGGAAGAATTTTGAACTTTCAGATTACCCATCTTTTTCAGTAATAGGTGACGATGATTTAACTTTTAGTGAAAGAACTTACATAGATAGAGCAGAGAACTTATTTGCGATTGCATCGTTTGTAGTAAAGGATAGATACATATTTGATGGACTTGTTCGTCGAGATAAATCTTCATTGTTTGGGGTTAATAACCGCACAAATTATTACTATAGAGTTTCGGGGGCTTATCGTGTTTCTCAGGATATAGAAATCCCTGGTGTTCAGGAATTGAAATTTAGAGCTGCTATTGGAACTGCTGGTCAGAGACCAGGGTTTTCATATCAATACGAAACCTATACAAGGATTTCAGGTCAGTATTTGAAATCACATCAAGGAAACAAAGATCTTAAACCATCAAACTCGAAGGAAATAGAATTAGGATTGGATATTGCTTTTTTAGATAGGGTTACGGGTGAGTTTACTTATTCACAAACTAATACTTCAGATCAGTTTATTGAAGTGCCATTATTGGCACACAAAGGAGGTTATTCAACTCAGTGGCAAAATGCAGCATCATTGCTAACAAATACCTTTGAGGCTATGGTTAATGTTAATGTTGTAAAGGATGATAATTGGAATTGGGATTTAGGTTTAACATTCGACAGAACTCGGTCTCAAATAACTGAACTAGAGGTTAGTGAGTTTCAAACAGGACCACAAGATGCATTTTTTATTAGAGAAGGTGAAAGTTTTGGTATTATGTATGGAAATAAGTTTGTTCGCAATCTTGATGAAATGCAAAAACAATTACCTGAAGGAACAACGATTGCAGATTTTGTTGTTAACGTAGATGGTTATGTTGTAAAAGCCGGAACAGAAGGTACCATGGCTGAAGCTCCAATATTCTTAAAAGATGAGAGTGGTTCAAATGCGCTTGAAATTATTGGAGACATGAATCCGGATTTCAACATGGGGTTGACATCAACATTATCATACAAGAGTTTTACTTTTTATATGCTTTGGAAAATGAAGCAAGGTGGTGATATTTATAATAAAACTGCTCAAAACATGGTTAGAGATAACCGTAATCCAATTATGGATCAGGTTGGGAAAGATGCCGCTGACATGAAGTCAGTGTCGTACTACAACGGTTTCTATAATGGAGGTCAAATTAATGAATATTGGATTGAAGATGCCAGTTATATCAGGTTTGCTGAAGCGTCATTAAGTTATAATCTTAATAAGAAACAATTAGGCTCATTAGGGAAATATGTGTCAGGGATTAACCTGGGAATAATTGGAAAGAATCTGCTTACATTTTCAAAATATAGCGGTTATGATCCAGAAGTATTAGTTAGTGGAGTTGCTTATGATAATTACACATATCCCAACTTTAGAACTTTATCATTCTCATTAGGTTTACAATTTTAA
- a CDS encoding FecR domain-containing protein, giving the protein MHKNLTIDKLLQNDDFIQWIVGGNTDSLMNWDEIINEASLEDKKVYSEAQKILKKLLALDVEGHIEKKSDTFIDSSYVKLLENYASQKTEKKVFSLNSVLKYAAAILLPVAIATLVYNYQSSTNIFEDHLLAEQYNPEKIQIRTNDGKYYSVDGVKGTSWITSNGLFVSVSREELEVRKADDFKADKRDMYTVLVPKGQRYEVALEDGTNVELNSASQLAFNISDSKYRNVSLDGEAYFDVAKDKNRPFVVKTKRMDIEVLGTEFNVSTYSSPNYYSTTLVEGSIQVTTPNGGKRLIEPSEQARILLDDYKIEVHQADVQDVVAWTSGRMIFRNETLEQLATKLSRWYDVEFIVDDELKDIQFNGTLSKDKKLLHVLQMLKYTEGVDYKIRKDTIKLYKD; this is encoded by the coding sequence ATGCATAAAAACTTAACTATAGATAAACTGCTTCAAAACGATGATTTCATTCAATGGATTGTCGGAGGGAATACCGACTCGCTGATGAATTGGGATGAAATAATCAATGAAGCGAGTTTAGAAGATAAAAAGGTTTACAGCGAAGCTCAAAAAATATTGAAAAAGCTTCTTGCTCTGGACGTGGAAGGACATATTGAGAAAAAGTCTGATACATTTATTGATAGTTCCTATGTTAAGTTGTTGGAGAATTATGCCTCACAGAAGACAGAAAAGAAGGTGTTTAGTTTGAATTCTGTGCTGAAATATGCAGCTGCTATTTTGTTACCTGTTGCAATTGCAACCTTGGTTTATAATTATCAAAGTTCTACTAATATTTTCGAAGATCATTTATTGGCAGAGCAGTATAATCCCGAAAAGATTCAAATCAGAACCAATGATGGTAAATATTATTCAGTAGATGGTGTTAAAGGGACGAGTTGGATAACGTCAAACGGGTTGTTTGTTTCTGTAAGCAGAGAAGAGCTAGAAGTTAGAAAAGCGGATGACTTTAAGGCAGATAAAAGAGATATGTATACTGTGTTAGTGCCTAAAGGTCAGAGGTATGAGGTAGCATTGGAAGATGGTACTAATGTTGAGCTTAATTCGGCCAGTCAGTTAGCATTTAATATCTCAGATTCAAAATATAGAAATGTCAGCCTCGATGGTGAAGCTTATTTTGATGTGGCTAAAGACAAAAACAGACCTTTCGTAGTTAAGACAAAGAGAATGGATATTGAAGTATTAGGTACTGAATTTAATGTTTCTACCTATTCATCTCCAAATTATTACTCAACCACTCTTGTAGAGGGATCAATTCAGGTTACAACACCAAATGGAGGAAAAAGACTTATAGAACCGAGTGAACAGGCAAGGATTTTACTTGACGATTATAAAATTGAGGTTCATCAGGCAGATGTACAGGATGTAGTAGCATGGACTTCCGGAAGAATGATTTTCAGAAATGAAACTCTTGAACAATTAGCAACAAAATTAAGCCGTTGGTACGATGTTGAATTTATTGTTGATGACGAATTGAAAGATATTCAGTTCAACGGTACTCTCAGCAAGGATAAGAAACTGTTACATGTGTTGCAAATGCTTAAATACACTGAGGGTGTAGATTACAAAATAAGAAAAGATACAATTAAACTGTATAAAGACTAA
- a CDS encoding sigma-70 family RNA polymerase sigma factor, whose product MEVGRRNERVSNQELLWQRFLDNDMEAFHGIYRGNYQLLYSFGLRFVSDKSSVEDCIQTMFLNVLNSRKNLSKVKSVRGYLIKSLRNQILNSKILKRDDFPLIDELEYDIKSSKIDEKVYNQLKDLIDKLSPRERELVYLKYFHSFRSTEIADLLGIEYQTVRNILSNAITKMRKLGDEVLQLLFLLIKKSR is encoded by the coding sequence ATGGAAGTAGGAAGGAGAAATGAAAGAGTGAGTAATCAGGAACTTTTATGGCAGAGATTCCTGGATAATGACATGGAAGCTTTTCATGGGATTTATCGTGGAAATTACCAGCTTCTGTATTCATTTGGTTTGAGGTTTGTGTCTGATAAATCGTCTGTAGAAGATTGTATACAAACGATGTTTTTGAATGTTCTAAACTCTAGAAAAAACCTGTCTAAGGTAAAAAGTGTTCGTGGCTACTTAATAAAATCACTTCGAAATCAGATTCTGAATAGTAAAATACTCAAAAGAGATGATTTCCCGTTAATTGATGAATTGGAGTATGACATTAAGAGTAGTAAAATTGATGAAAAGGTTTATAATCAGCTAAAAGACCTGATAGATAAATTAAGCCCGCGTGAACGTGAACTTGTCTACCTGAAATATTTCCATAGTTTTAGAAGTACCGAAATTGCAGATCTGTTGGGTATAGAATATCAGACAGTCCGTAATATCCTTTCAAATGCTATTACCAAAATGAGAAAGCTCGGAGATGAAGTGCTTCAGTTACTATTCTTATTGATAAAAAAAAGCCGATAA
- a CDS encoding FAD-dependent oxidoreductase, translating to MSFFDLKGLLSPLEAIKQLGKNPHTFKQEQLGKETADRYRGLHHNDLDACIGCGNCSTICQNEAIDMISLEGIDGKKGDSGLRPRIDNGRCCWCALCVEVCPTGSLNLTKDYIFISDKEEDFLWVPGVDNPEGKDNLSFTSDTTTSLSMYNRVPMREMDGMERVKSFAEVVLGYSEEEARAEAQRCISCGLCTEVCPDHMHIPEYINAIATGNDDDALKIIYDNNPLPETCGKVCTRQCETVCALEVRGEAVAIRWLKRYATEIAPTAEKIKEIVNPEIREANGKKVGIVGAGPSGMTAGYYLALRGYDVTIYEAQAKSGGMTMYGIPKYRLPLEGIDRQAEYMEMIGVKFKYNTKVGKDISFEEIYNESDAVFVGIGFQKAWDIGIENEDAKGVISAVDYLNIINRGDDYDVKKKVVVIGGGNVAIDGARVSKRYTDDVTILYRRRVEDMPADWEEIEGAEDEGIDIIPQAIPTKIIKDESGKVTGIEYLMAEMKAEGGGRPRPIPIEGSEAVMEVDTVIGAIGQTADYSWMPEEYLNKLEVDRNRIVVNDLRQTSIDKIFAGGDSVNSTADAISAIADGYMAVRGIDKLLGLK from the coding sequence ATGAGTTTTTTCGATTTAAAAGGACTACTAAGTCCGTTAGAAGCAATAAAACAATTGGGGAAGAATCCTCATACGTTTAAACAGGAGCAGTTAGGAAAAGAAACTGCCGATAGGTATCGTGGTTTGCATCACAACGACCTTGATGCATGTATTGGTTGTGGTAACTGTTCTACAATTTGTCAGAACGAAGCTATCGATATGATTTCTCTGGAAGGAATCGATGGAAAAAAGGGAGACAGCGGATTGCGTCCGCGAATTGACAACGGTCGCTGTTGTTGGTGTGCACTCTGTGTAGAAGTTTGTCCTACGGGTTCGTTGAACCTTACCAAGGATTATATTTTCATTTCGGATAAAGAAGAAGATTTTCTTTGGGTGCCTGGAGTAGATAACCCTGAAGGGAAAGACAATCTTTCGTTTACAAGTGATACAACAACTTCTCTGTCTATGTATAATCGTGTTCCAATGCGGGAAATGGATGGAATGGAGCGCGTGAAATCTTTTGCTGAGGTCGTACTGGGGTATTCTGAAGAAGAAGCCAGAGCCGAAGCTCAGCGATGTATTTCGTGTGGACTTTGTACGGAAGTTTGTCCCGATCATATGCACATTCCGGAGTATATAAATGCAATTGCTACTGGCAATGATGATGATGCACTGAAAATTATTTACGATAATAATCCACTACCTGAAACCTGTGGTAAGGTTTGTACCCGTCAGTGTGAAACGGTTTGTGCTCTGGAAGTCAGAGGAGAGGCAGTTGCCATTCGTTGGCTTAAACGCTATGCCACTGAAATTGCGCCTACTGCGGAGAAAATTAAGGAAATAGTAAACCCTGAAATCAGAGAGGCAAACGGAAAAAAAGTTGGTATTGTCGGAGCCGGGCCATCAGGTATGACGGCCGGTTATTACCTGGCTTTGCGAGGTTACGATGTTACTATATACGAGGCACAGGCAAAATCGGGGGGTATGACAATGTATGGTATTCCAAAGTACAGGTTGCCACTGGAAGGAATCGATCGTCAGGCTGAGTATATGGAGATGATTGGAGTAAAATTCAAGTACAATACTAAAGTTGGAAAAGACATTTCTTTCGAGGAAATTTATAATGAAAGTGATGCTGTATTTGTAGGTATTGGTTTCCAAAAAGCATGGGATATCGGTATAGAAAACGAAGATGCCAAAGGTGTTATTTCTGCTGTTGATTATCTGAATATAATTAACCGTGGCGATGATTACGACGTGAAAAAGAAAGTTGTTGTTATCGGTGGAGGAAATGTTGCCATTGATGGAGCCAGAGTTTCGAAACGTTATACCGATGATGTTACAATTCTTTATCGTCGTAGGGTAGAGGATATGCCGGCCGATTGGGAAGAAATTGAGGGAGCTGAAGATGAAGGCATCGACATTATACCACAGGCTATTCCAACCAAAATAATAAAGGACGAAAGCGGAAAGGTTACAGGTATCGAATATCTAATGGCCGAGATGAAAGCCGAAGGAGGCGGTCGACCACGTCCAATACCGATTGAAGGCAGCGAAGCTGTGATGGAAGTAGATACTGTAATTGGTGCAATCGGACAAACTGCTGATTACTCCTGGATGCCGGAAGAATATCTTAATAAACTGGAGGTCGACAGAAACAGGATAGTAGTAAACGATCTTCGTCAAACTTCGATCGACAAGATCTTTGCCGGAGGAGATTCTGTAAACAGTACAGCTGATGCTATTTCAGCCATTGCTGATGGATATATGGCGGTGCGCGGAATTGACAAATTGCTGGGACTAAAATAG
- a CDS encoding four helix bundle protein, whose product MHNFRKLKVWQKAVKLVKPVYKLASKLPVEENYALTSQIKRACSSISANIAEGAGRNTDKDFAKFLSIAQGSCFELESHLIVADTLEFISEDDLKAMEINIIEIEKMLNTMITKFS is encoded by the coding sequence ATGCATAATTTTAGAAAACTAAAAGTTTGGCAAAAGGCTGTAAAATTGGTTAAACCTGTTTATAAGCTAGCTTCTAAGTTGCCTGTTGAAGAGAATTATGCCTTAACATCTCAAATAAAACGTGCATGCTCATCTATCTCAGCAAATATTGCTGAGGGAGCAGGAAGAAATACAGATAAAGACTTTGCCAAATTTTTGAGTATAGCTCAAGGTTCATGTTTTGAACTGGAAAGTCATTTAATAGTAGCAGATACTTTAGAATTTATATCTGAAGATGATTTAAAAGCAATGGAAATAAATATCATTGAAATTGAAAAAATGCTCAATACAATGATTACAAAATTTAGCTAG
- a CDS encoding NADH-quinone oxidoreductase subunit D codes for MIKEKETTLYIGPQHPGITGNMMVKLKVKGDTIVSASTHVGYLHRAFEKLIERRNWLQTFTILCRFCVPEPDPMELTYARAVEELEGREVPERAKYIRVIMMELARLQSFMLWYAGQSGSAGLYTLGQWSVGDRNYILDLFEELTGGRIYHMYIWPGGVRRDLPKGWKEKALKTMDYLEKRLGEYDNLMFNNGIFQKRAQGVGIIPKDKAIEWGVVGAPLRGTGIKSDVRIDEPYEVYDKLNFEVPTAEGGDIWARALVRQQEAIQSISIIRQALEQMPEGEYYNKIINPMKWTVPAGQAWVRTESVRGEIGFHVTSDGSDKPRRVHVKGAAYTHGVTVLEKILVGQNIADVSFILNSLGVCPPEIER; via the coding sequence ATGATTAAAGAAAAAGAAACAACATTATACATAGGCCCTCAGCACCCTGGGATTACAGGGAATATGATGGTTAAACTCAAGGTTAAAGGCGATACTATTGTCAGTGCTTCAACTCATGTAGGATACCTTCACAGAGCATTTGAGAAGCTCATTGAACGAAGAAACTGGCTGCAGACATTTACAATCCTATGTCGTTTTTGTGTGCCGGAGCCGGATCCGATGGAACTTACCTATGCAAGAGCAGTGGAAGAATTAGAGGGAAGAGAAGTTCCGGAAAGAGCAAAGTACATCAGGGTAATTATGATGGAACTTGCCCGTTTGCAATCGTTCATGCTTTGGTATGCGGGTCAGTCGGGTTCTGCAGGACTTTATACCCTTGGACAGTGGAGCGTTGGAGATAGAAACTACATTCTTGATTTGTTTGAAGAGCTAACCGGAGGTAGAATTTATCACATGTACATTTGGCCCGGTGGAGTTCGTAGAGATTTGCCGAAAGGTTGGAAAGAGAAAGCTCTTAAGACTATGGATTATCTTGAAAAACGTCTGGGAGAATACGATAATTTGATGTTCAATAACGGTATTTTCCAAAAGAGAGCTCAGGGAGTAGGAATTATTCCAAAAGACAAAGCCATTGAATGGGGAGTTGTAGGAGCACCGTTAAGAGGTACAGGAATTAAGTCGGATGTTAGAATAGATGAGCCTTATGAAGTTTACGATAAATTGAATTTTGAGGTTCCAACAGCCGAAGGCGGAGATATTTGGGCAAGAGCCTTAGTACGTCAGCAGGAGGCTATACAATCTATAAGTATTATTCGTCAGGCATTGGAGCAAATGCCGGAAGGAGAATATTACAACAAGATTATTAACCCGATGAAATGGACAGTTCCAGCCGGACAAGCCTGGGTAAGAACCGAAAGTGTTCGTGGCGAAATAGGTTTTCACGTTACGAGTGATGGAAGTGATAAGCCTAGAAGAGTACATGTAAAAGGAGCAGCATACACGCATGGTGTTACTGTTTTGGAAAAAATATTAGTAGGTCAGAATATAGCCGATGTTTCGTTTATTCTGAATTCGTTGGGAGTTTGTCCGCCGGAGATCGAACGTTAA
- a CDS encoding NADH-quinone oxidoreductase subunit C, producing the protein MIAENNILNAVQEAFKVEGKVIRERRVEVFAKKDEVSSILLFAKVQHGYIHLAHVTCIDWIEDGDFELVYTIYNPELKITLFVKTRIDREAPVMENIDGIWDQANTYEREMREMYGIEFPGLIGDHEFILEDWDEMPPMRRDFDTNEYAGETFFQQPGREDAKDVRGEVCERSGEVIPDFAKKYSRD; encoded by the coding sequence ATGATAGCAGAAAATAACATATTAAACGCGGTTCAGGAAGCTTTCAAGGTAGAAGGGAAAGTAATTCGTGAACGAAGAGTTGAGGTTTTTGCAAAAAAAGATGAGGTTTCTTCAATTTTATTATTTGCAAAAGTTCAGCACGGATATATTCATCTGGCTCATGTGACTTGTATCGACTGGATAGAAGATGGTGATTTTGAGCTTGTTTACACAATTTATAACCCTGAATTAAAAATAACTCTTTTCGTAAAGACAAGGATTGACAGGGAAGCTCCGGTGATGGAAAATATTGATGGTATTTGGGATCAGGCTAATACATATGAACGTGAGATGCGCGAAATGTACGGTATTGAATTCCCGGGATTAATTGGAGATCACGAATTTATTCTTGAAGACTGGGACGAAATGCCTCCGATGCGCAGAGATTTTGACACAAATGAATATGCAGGAGAAACTTTCTTCCAACAACCTGGACGCGAAGATGCAAAAGATGTTCGTGGTGAGGTTTGTGAACGTAGTGGAGAAGTGATTCCCGATTTTGCTAAAAAGTATTCGAGAGATTAA
- the nuoB gene encoding NADH-quinone oxidoreductase subunit NuoB, giving the protein MIEANDKETQGVVDYIKNFIRKHSIFMLAYGTGCGAIELPATLTSRYDAERLGIRGAATPRQADVLLITGYLSTKTLKRVIRVYEQMQDPKYVIGFGSCTINGGMYFDSYNTINSLAQYIPVDIYINGCMPRPEAILAGFEELQKKIQKGEADNGTKYQENIEWYRANQKKIIKNWRMPDYNW; this is encoded by the coding sequence ATGATAGAAGCAAACGACAAAGAAACACAAGGAGTCGTTGATTATATAAAGAATTTCATTCGTAAGCATTCAATTTTTATGTTGGCTTACGGTACAGGTTGTGGAGCGATTGAGCTTCCTGCAACCCTGACATCGCGTTACGATGCCGAACGCTTAGGAATTCGCGGAGCTGCAACACCTCGTCAGGCTGATGTTTTATTGATTACAGGATATCTTTCAACTAAAACTTTGAAGAGAGTTATCAGGGTTTATGAGCAAATGCAGGATCCAAAGTACGTAATTGGTTTCGGTTCGTGTACCATAAACGGAGGGATGTATTTTGATAGCTATAACACTATTAACAGTTTGGCTCAATACATACCTGTAGATATCTACATAAACGGCTGTATGCCACGTCCCGAGGCTATTTTAGCAGGTTTCGAGGAATTACAAAAGAAAATTCAAAAAGGAGAAGCTGATAACGGAACAAAATATCAGGAAAATATTGAGTGGTATCGAGCTAATCAGAAAAAGATAATTAAAAATTGGAGAATGCCGGATTATAACTGGTAG
- a CDS encoding complex I subunit 1 family protein: MNDILLTILAAIVTTIMAFTVGMLYGGIVRKLTARVQNRVGPPIYQNFIDLMKLEFKTTNIHHGLMSHLGPVWIITAAVSVLMFIPIVHGGMLLPGFSIENLTFKGDLIFLIYMMTFGSLGMALGAGETGNPNSAIGVTRGLSLMTGFEIPFVLALVALMIQYQTTSITGFMQIQEETGTWMMFSNPFAFIAALMASLGMFRYSPFDIVGAPAEIASGPASEFGGKYLGMMMSGGSIFAFIKLVLYVDVFMGGAHSIPELLLKTFVLYMVPVFYGWINPRYRTEQAIRWFYKWPLIFGVIGVIWAIY, translated from the coding sequence ATGAACGATATATTATTAACAATACTAGCAGCGATAGTTACCACTATCATGGCATTTACAGTAGGGATGCTGTACGGTGGTATTGTCCGAAAACTTACTGCACGGGTTCAGAATAGGGTAGGACCGCCTATATATCAGAATTTCATTGATTTGATGAAGCTTGAATTTAAAACGACAAATATCCATCATGGATTAATGTCGCACTTAGGTCCTGTATGGATTATCACAGCCGCTGTTTCTGTGTTAATGTTTATTCCAATTGTTCATGGAGGGATGTTATTACCCGGATTTTCAATAGAAAACTTAACATTCAAGGGCGATTTAATTTTCCTTATTTACATGATGACATTTGGTTCTTTAGGAATGGCTCTTGGAGCAGGGGAGACAGGGAATCCAAACTCTGCAATAGGTGTTACCCGTGGATTGAGCTTAATGACGGGTTTTGAAATTCCTTTTGTTTTGGCCTTGGTTGCATTGATGATTCAATATCAAACTACAAGTATCACAGGCTTCATGCAGATACAGGAGGAAACAGGTACCTGGATGATGTTTTCAAATCCTTTTGCGTTCATAGCAGCTTTAATGGCCAGTTTGGGAATGTTCCGTTATTCTCCTTTCGATATCGTTGGCGCGCCTGCTGAGATTGCATCAGGGCCGGCATCAGAATTTGGAGGTAAATACTTGGGGATGATGATGAGCGGAGGTTCAATCTTCGCATTTATCAAACTTGTACTTTATGTTGATGTATTCATGGGGGGAGCACATAGTATTCCTGAATTATTGCTGAAGACATTTGTATTATATATGGTTCCTGTTTTTTACGGATGGATTAATCCGCGATACAGAACCGAACAGGCAATAAGATGGTTTTATAAATGGCCATTAATTTTTGGAGTGATAGGAGTTATTTGGGCGATATATTAA